The nucleotide window TTTAATACAACTAGCCTCTTTGAGCAAATATTTACCAGGTCGAGGCCTGAAGGTAGCCACTATTAttgaaaaaacaacacaaatagGGAAGGTCTTTCTTAGTCCATGAAGTTTTAATGAACCTTAAATCatacatacatttgtacatgcatacacatctgtattttgacaaaaacacaATAACGGAATGAAAGAATGGTGCAGTTAAAATATATCTGCACTAGTTTTAAGATATGTCTGTGAACCATAGCAGCAGCTAATCAGTATTTCACTGGTTATAACCATGGTACAtgtaatttctcaatttttcacTGTATCAGTGCATATGGTTGAGCAAGTTTACTCTGGAATGGAAACTGAACTAGCAACTGCCAATTTTCTGCTAGTTTCATTCACTGTCATAGTCACTATCATAGCCTTCTGATTCAGACTCATGACCATATTTTGCCTCCACATTGAGGGCTTTCAAAGCTACCTGAACTTCCTCCCTTAATTCATCCAAAGTCTGGGGTTCAGTTTGCATTCCAGTGTCAACCAGTTCAACAACAGCAGCAGAACTAGAGGTACTAGAAGTGGCATATTGCCCATCAGACACTTTTGCAATGGTAGGTAGTTTCCTTCTTTTTTTGGCAGCAAGCCACTTTTTTGTAGCTTTTTCAATCAGTGTGTCACACTCATTAGAGAACAATTCAGGCCCATTTATTGTTATATGTAAAAGGGCATTGAGAAGGTCATTTTTCATTCTACTTCTTAATCTGTCCTTTATAAGTCTTACTTTGCTTACCCCTCTCTCAGGCCAAGCATTTGACACTGGGAGGCTAAGAATACCCTCAGCTATCTGAACAATTTCAGGATAGAAATGCCCATAACTGGATTTCATTTTCATCAACCTGACTAAACACCACTCTATTGGACTTGTGTGCTTATTTTGAGAGACTGATTTATCCATGTCACTTTTCCAGGAAAGTATATCGTACTTTAGTTTACCCCACTCTGCATGTACCTTGTCCAAAATGTCGTCTTTCTTATTTCTTAAGAACTTTTCAACCAGTATATTTAGAGATTCATTACCATACTCTCTGAAATCTAAGCTATTTGGTGTAGGGATACCACTCggatcaaaaatggaaaaagcaTTCAATATTGGTAGAGATGCATCCAGACGATTATCAATATTTTCTATGAGTGTAGTGATATACTTCCCAGAAAGACTCTtcagatatctttcattttcttcTGTGATGTGTAACTCTAAGAGTTCTAGTCTCCCCCCTTTAGAAAGATCTATTTTTAGGAGTTCAATCGGTACATTGTTCTCCCTAACATCTGCAAGTTTATCTTTAATGTAACTGACAGTTGGCTGAATATGAGCATAATTTATCAAACCGTGCTGGAAAGTCTTACTCATTTCAGACAGGATGGGAAGAACATGATGGAGTATACAGTACCAATAAATTTCACAGTGTACATTTTTTTGAGGAGCCCAAACGCTGTTGGATCTGCTTCCAACTTCTGTAAAGTTTCAAGTAGAGCAAGCAAGTCTCGGTGTACAGAACGTATAGCCTCATCAAAGGACAGCCATCGTGTTCTACAGGCCTTTTTAAGCTTTCTGGTTACAAATTTCCTTGACACTGATGTGATATTTAAATTGTTGATTTTCTCTTGGATTTTCAAATACACTGCCATTTTTTTAGGTGAATATTCAAAAAGTTTCCAAACCTGAGTAACTATTGTTTCAACACTTTGGATGTAATTTAATGACTTATTTGTATCAGTGCAAGCCAATGCTAACCTATGGCAAATGCAATGAATAGAGATAACCTGAGAATTTACAGCTTTTAATTTTGCAGCCAAGCCGTTTTGTTTCCCCAACATAACACTTGCTCCATCTGTTACTATGCCCATCATGTCTTGAATGGAAAGTTCAAGATCTACCAACCTCTTACATAACACCTCAAAAAGTGTCTGACTGTCTGCTGAGTCAGAATTCTCTAACAGGTTTTCAATGAACAAGAAATCAGTCTCTACTTCACCAGTGTCATGgttaaaaaattgtataaagcCAATCATCTGCTCTAATACAGCTACATCTGTCATATCATCTATCAATAAACCATAGCACTGTGCTTTTTGTATGAGCTCTATTATCGACTGTGATATAGTACTACCAATTACTGTGAATATTTCGCGTAAAGATGAAGGTGACCTATGATTAAATCTCTTCAGTTCAATAAGTCCCAGTTTTTCAATCAAGGTAAGTAGAGAGTCAGTCTTACGATTTGAGATAATCTCCTTTGCCAGCCAGTATGCAGCATAGAAAGTTTTCTTTAGTACGTCAGCATCCACCTTTGTTGATGAATCAATTTCTTTCTGAAAGTGAGACACTCTATCAACAGTTCGTCAGAAATTGCATTTTTATGCTTTGTTGAGCTGAAGTGGTCttcaaaagtatcatttttgaATCTTACAGAAGGCTTTTTTGAGAAGACATCAGATTTATTTTGAAGATTGACTGCTGAATGTTTTCTGCATAATATACAGTAAAGCCCCTCATTCTCAATATACACTGCCCACCAAAAACCGGTCTTGCAGCAAAAACTATGACATTTCGAAAATAACCAGTCATGTTTAAAACgatgttttttttctgaaagtcTCTGCGTCTCTGCCAGGCTAAATGAActgcagccatttttcatgcatTTATGATATTGATGTATGTTGTTCGTATCCACATCTGGAAACAGTTCCTTTATTAGACTGGTAGCATCAGCTGCTGACTGGACCCAGGGTGACTGTGAAGCACTACATGTACCTTGACTTGACTTTGCCGAATGCAAAGTACTACCTTGACTCAACTTTACTGACTCAGACTGTGACGCACTACTGTGACTTGGATCAACTGACTGTGATAAACTACCTTGACTCAACTTTGGTTGGCTGACAGAATTTGTTCCATCAGTCGGTTCTTGGTGAACATCATGGAACTCCTCAggaaatttttctttttcaccTCCTGAGGAATATTCGTGACCAGGAACTTGCTCTATTTCATCTCTCAAATGTTGGTGATCAGGAACTTGTTCTGTTTCATTTGACAAATGTTGGTGATCACCTGAATAAACAAAGACAAGATAtataacaaatttaaaaaatgtggtCAAGGCAAGACTCCTAAATAAATTCAATAGAAAcataatggtaaatttgaagTTAGATATTTAAATACACCACAATTCAATATTGTAACACACTtgcaaatttttcttacacaagttccaacaaaaaatttcattagtaaaaatgttttaaaaaggaCAATTCCTTTAACCTCATgtcaaatcaaaaacaaaatgtttccattcttggattttcaaaaaaaagcacATTTAATGACAAAAAAAGAGAGGGAGAAACAGGAAGCAAGCTTTACTTAGTTCATAAAGGCTGTATTTGCATGTACTATTTGCACAACATGCACAGCCACTATTCTCTGAATTTGTATGCAAGCCAAGAACAGCATAGTGCTCCATTACATGGGAGAAAGCCTAATAAAAGCAAAATTTCTGATGAATTATCATTTTAGCAGATTTTATCTAAAGAAGGAATCAAAGATGATAAAATTAAAGCAATTACTTGTAAAGTCAATGATCACTGAAATTAAGCGAATCTGTGTGCCAAAGGGTTAATTGCAGAGAAAGATCAACGAAGCCACACAACCACCAAAAAGTGCTACTATGCTGAGTGCAACTACCGAGATTAATgtgacacacaaacaaaacccGGTACCCTTCACCGTGCACGAAAAGATACATCGTTTTACTTACCACCATTCATATATCAGTAACCTGAATCAGTGATCCAAAATGGAACACCCATCACTGTCAGAGAAAATTTGATAAGCAGGACCACAGTTTAGAAATCGACTGAAGTGCATTCggatgaattttgaaattatccGCGGTATGATTTGAAaggtcatgaaaaaaaaatacgtcTTTCACGTCATCTGAACAAGATTGATTTGCAGCATTTTTCAACATACAgggaaatttttatatttgatttcaattcATTCGTCGGGTAGGACTTAGACCTGAGACTGAGTAGTAACCTAGCAAAGCTTCAACATGTACTTTCACACAAACTAGACTACGGACGTAACGGTAGTACGTGAACCGTTTTACGATGTTAATAACTGTTTCTCAACTAAGTCCTTACTCATCAAAAAGTTGATCAGAATCACGTAGGAATATTTACCTTCACTCTGTACCTTCTGTCGTTTCACAAAATGAACCCCAGTCTCGAAAAGAGACTTCTGGCGAGGAGGCCTCTTCGGCCACGACGGCCTGTCAGCCATGCGCCATGCTGGATTGCGCAATCAGCTACGTTGAGTGAACGTTGAATGTGACGCTTTGACAGAACTTATAACGAAGGCATTCATTGGTTTAAAATTAGTCCCTCGCGTTCAGCCAGCCAATAATACAAGCTAATAGAAACCTCTCTATCACATGAGTGGACGATGACGCCTCTACTAAAACTGTGCATGTCCATGACGCATGTGCATGAGAGACAGCTGATCGACAGGTCTTACGCCTGTTGCATCGTGGCGCTTCCTTAGAAAACGATCGAGATCGCAcgcaaacgtttcatttctccCAATAATATCTTGGTAAAAGTAGCCAGAAAAATTATGAGAGTAGGCGGGTAGTTTTGCCGGCTACCGCCTTCTAATGAAACCCCTGGCAGCCacgcagccattttagaccaaatcaaaacaaaaatcaatgtgcatatgtataacatacaGAGTAATctgtgtaccaagtttgaatggaattgctccaagtattactgagaaatttgcgtaaacatacacacacacatcaaatacaggaaagaaaatggccgccagatggccatattggatcagatcgcaaaacaaattgacgtgcatatgtatggcatgaGTTATAATAATTGGCTGaatcaaaatggcaaaagtagctgcaaaaatacatacggtaattaaagattttatcataatttgaacatatttaattaaaaacATCTGCAGGAAcatgtctaccaaatatcacaTGTATCAgacagtttttttgagaaacaaatttttttaccaaaaacggcaaaaattacccaaaaaatacaaactactgatttcaacctaatttcaatatatcatattaagatacACCATAGGAACGGtcctgtttactaaatatcaaagcaatcagagaAGTAATTTTCTAGAAAAAAGATTTcggccaaaaatgaaaaaaattgctgcaaaaatacaaaattgcagaattCATCCTAATTTCAATCTATAATATTCACATAAACCCTTGGAACCtgtacataaaatataaaagctatcagatcagtagtttttagggaaaagaaaattgaccaaaaatagcaggaaattgccccaaaaatacaaaattggtgatttcaacctaatttcaatgtatcataTCATTTTTGGCACTAACATGTTCATCTGAACAAAtgcacatctccacccctaggtgcacctgtataccaaatactaggacagtaggtgctgtggtttaggagtttttgatgttaacggacatacatacatacgtacatacatacacacagacatgcaaatggatgcaaatgaactgattcagcttatacgataacatcacattggtataccaaatgtgaactaaaaatgaaaaaagacaatttctcgtaatcatattttgcatccacacaacaaatatcaaatttgtaagcaacaagtcattgacaatgacatagtccccacttgcaataggagtattagtcttgatggggcagggaaatgtggtcattaagaagtatcgctggtgtgtatatgttgagatttATGGGCatataggtctatgttgttgttcctaATTTgtaacacatgaggcatgtctaagttatggttctaaatcgggataaaagatcagacctctagctgcattggccagccaagaaatacatatgcgcataataaatgaggtacaagatgtgacatcttgaGGTCTaacatcctatcaaaattggagggtatagaacttgtggttactgagttatgcatatatatatatatatatatatatatatatatatatatatatatatatatatatatatatatatatatatatatatatatatatatatatatatatatatatatgtataatcaagttcaaaggtcatcaaggtcacgtgacattttgaaaaaaaaatttattgcTAATtcatccctatatgccaaaaatcagacctctagctctattcgcttgcccagaattatatgtatgcataattaatgaggtaaagtgtGCGTTGTCATAAAGTCTTCCAACCTACAATAAATataggacatagcacttgtggtaatttatttattgacataaacgtatattttaggtcaaaggtcatcgaggtcacatgacatttggtcaaaaaattactatcctatagttatccctatataccaaaaatcagacctcaagctctattggctcgctcaaaattagatatgcacataattaatgatgtacaatatgtggcgtcataaggtgtcccatcattccatatatgaagggtgtagcacttgtggttactgagttatggacaaatatgtatatttgaggtcaaaggtcaccgaggtcacatgagatttgtcaaaaaaaatgtattgctaagttatccctgtataccaaaaattagacccctagctctattggctcgctcaaaattagatatgtgcataattaataaggtacaatatgtggagtcaaaaagtgtcccatcatatcatacatgaagggtgtggcacttgtggttactgagttatcaccaacgtaaagttggcgtcatcctcatcctcatcctcagcctcaggggtcacgcgaaaatgaggatgaggatgacgctacagcgtcagcttcaccggcgtcagatccgattattcccgaatgcgtctgatggaatAATAAGTGTAgaaacgactttaaaaatgtgctccaagtttcatatcactgtaaatgttaatcaaaacacagtgggGTATGTATTTTATAATGTTTAGTAACCTCTTCTCTTAATATCCGTTTCTCACGATGTAGTTAtaacgcaacattcttagcccttaatttccttaaagttcaaaggttgtatgtttaatacgttgacttttcaggcctcaagtcatagttataccagttaattgttttatatgtcctctgaataattagggctttcatattgcctctcatggtggcgatttttacacatttcggaccaCGTATActttttttgcaccaatttttggaaaatctgaacgcaagagttgagaggataccaacaaacacatccgtggatccatggactgaaaattacgaacatttccaaaaaactagtctgtatgagatattctaacgatgaaatattacctgcgaaccagttttacgattcaaaagaaagttgagaaagaacggagttgttattttcttaagttttgggcgaattttatcatttaaccGTCATCGGGTAGCGCaacttcggcaatcttcggatacgacgctgaagctgacgctgagtagcgtcatattcagcgtcagctagaaaggtcacctgaggctgaggatgaggatgaggatgacgccaacttttcGTTGGTGAGTTAtcgacaaatatgtatatttgaggtcaaaggtcattgaggtcacatggcattttgtcaaaaatattgtattgctaagtcatccctatatatacaaaatatcagacctctagctctattggctcgttcaaaattagatatgcacataattagtgaagtacaatatgtgacgtcataaggtgtcccatcatacgatatttgaaggatgtagcacttgtggttactgagttatggacaaatatctatagaggtcaaaggtcaccgaggtcacgtgacattttgtcaaaataactgAGATATCAGCGTGAACaaatggactcacggatggacatgacccaatctataagccccctggacttcatccatggggactaaaaactgtgtcactgcatcctttttgcaatatgaatacgatgagaaactaaattttaatgGGAGTCTATGTGTAatttgtaaactaaaaagtcctctaacatggccaaatttgatcgcattgtaaaacaaattgacgtgcatctgtatggggtagggtactatccttgtgcaaagttttaaagaaattgacgggggcatgtctgagatatctgcgtgaatggacggacggatgcacacacgcacgcaaGCATGGACGGATGctcggacatgaccaaacctataagtcctcccggatggtgtccgtggggactaacaaaactGTAGGCAGAGTCTGTAGTTTGCAGTGAGAATGACATCGAATACAACCATCAAAACATGGTGGTAGCCTCCATGGTCAATTTAATTATAGTCAATCGAAGAGATCCATGTTTTTAACaactttccccttttgaatCTATCACCCAATCTTCAGTCTTGTAAACGCTTTAGGATACGCATGTCGGAGGACAGCTCATTGATTCGTAATAATATTTCGACAAAGGCtggactttaatttcttcaataacaGAGATGGACCCTGTCTGTCATTGATTCCAGTCTAAGGCTAACAAACGTTTcaagcaaaacttgcaattgctccgaaaataaacataactcgttaTGAGTTGTCGATGTCATCCACCAAGCAACTGAGCAGCCGACCGCGATCGCTATTACAAATACCGTGATACACGAGATTCAAAGAAGTCTCGACCCTTGCGCGATGTTGTAAACTTCCTTTACGTCGCCATttacctatttcctaccattttcctgacgtgTTCCTCCTTCCATGTTCAGATGAATACAGTTTAGTCAACTTTCATCGGTAATTCACAATATGAAATTGTCAATTTCGGGTTATATGTAATTTTTCTATAAGtttattacttttttgataatatatttCTACTATGTACAGCACCAATATTCCatatgtacatggcggtcagtagccgaatcattcCCATAATAAACATTGACATGGCCCAAAAACTTCAGTAAATTCACTCAAGAAAACTCCTGTTTGATGAAGTTGATAGTtgttgtttctttctttttcctttcgatttctttcttttttcgaGTATTGCCGTGGCATAACTGAAACGAACCGGGAAACGAAgactgtacgtatctatattagtccgagcctgagtgtgatttgagtaacagattacgcagataatgcgaacgatggCAACTGTGATCAACAAATTCATTATGCAGAACCATGCCCAAAAACACCCAACCAAACTTGTCACTAATCAAAATGGGTTCAGTCATTCAAAAGTTAAGAAGATTTTTGTgctgtaaaacctcatggccaataattgtcatagtattgaaaaaaaaatacagcaattatacagtgtcgctcaaatttgatcagaattggtatataccagtatgggttaccaatgatcaacaataatctcttctatctgttcagtggaggagaAATCTACATtgatggcaatgatttctgcacagtacagccagaaaaacaacaagaaatatttaaaccagaaaaacaagaatggcaaaagtaattaaggtctaactttaggtactggaggtcaaccttagcaacatgcatagcagaaacaagcccctcttagtttagtataaacggtcttcccccatctactgtctatggttgcagctggtctgttaatatgtaacagttcataaacaatgacaggaaatgagtcaagatcagtggagtttgcctgtttctcactgacatgcctcctgcacatttgcaggatttcactttttcttacctcatttgcacatttttgacactgatgtgttcatttgaacaaattcacatctcaacccctgcatctacctgtacaccaaatactgagatggtagctttgacggtatgggagcctttgtgtgtgacggacatacatccgcacatacccacaaatatacagacatacagacatacaaatcagatgcaaatgaactgattcagcttatactgaacctcacattggtacaccaaatgtgagctaaaaaattaaaagtgatgaaattaccatttttaataggcatatttcccTTGAAATACATGATCCTGTAAAGAATTTTAGTGGTGCAGCATGGCTAATccatttgtgcattttttgataaaagcacCCAATttggctcagatgtgtcttaATATGTATCATAGCGAACAACTGAAAATCTGCTAATGCGTTGCCAAGGCAGCCATTTTTCACAAGTGCCG belongs to Ptychodera flava strain L36383 chromosome 17, AS_Pfla_20210202, whole genome shotgun sequence and includes:
- the LOC139116305 gene encoding uncharacterized protein, producing the protein MSKTFQHGLINYAHIQPTVSYIKDKLADVRENNVPIELLKIDLSKGGRLELLELHITEENERYLKSLSGKYITTLIENIDNRLDASLPILNAFSIFDPSGIPTPNSLDFREYGNESLNILVEKFLRNKKDDILDKVHAEWGKLKYDILSWKSDMDKSVSQNKHTSPIEWCLVRLMKMKSSYGHFYPEIVQIAEGILSLPVSNAWPERGVSKVRLIKDRLRSRMKNDLLNALLHITINGPELFSNECDTLIEKATKKWLAAKKRRKLPTIAKVSDGQYATSSTSSSAAVVELVDTGMQTEPQTLDELREEVQVALKALNVEAKYGHESESEGYDSDYDSE